DNA sequence from the Bradyrhizobium diazoefficiens genome:
CCAGCACGTTGGGCCTGGCACGATCATTCCGCCGCCAGCCGCCGTGCCCATGGCGCGGCCTATGCGACCTATGTCGGAAGCTGGAAGAAGCGGTTTCGCATCACCTCCGGCAAGACCGCGCTGACCCGTTATGAGGACAAGGCGACGAAGACTGCGCGGAGCTTTTGCTCGTATTGCGGCACGCCGATCGCCTATGAGCGACCGCGCGGCCCGCACATGATCAATATCCCTCGTGCGCTGTTCAGGGAGCGCACCGGGCGCCAGCCGCTCTATCACATCGCGATCGAGGAGCTGCAGGAATGGGCCTATGCCGGCGAGCCGCTGGTGC
Encoded proteins:
- a CDS encoding GFA family protein, whose product is MAKAAVAVGTATGRCLCGKVTFEIDVPARWAWHDHSAASRRAHGAAYATYVGSWKKRFRITSGKTALTRYEDKATKTARSFCSYCGTPIAYERPRGPHMINIPRALFRERTGRQPLYHIAIEELQEWAYAGEPLVPLKGFPGVVWQRAKKKKRARGEDPFELGREEM